From Marivirga harenae, one genomic window encodes:
- a CDS encoding winged helix-turn-helix domain-containing protein: MSYQIKFKLWIEADEYSFLGNGRIKLLKAVDELGSLSKAAKHLNISYKKAWDLIKSVNDAGEEEMTITTTGGNTGGGMKLTPYAKTMISQFEHLQNQTADFIDHHPFNKK; encoded by the coding sequence ATGAGCTATCAGATAAAATTCAAATTATGGATTGAAGCAGATGAATATTCCTTTTTAGGCAATGGTCGTATTAAACTGTTAAAGGCAGTAGACGAACTTGGCTCTTTGAGCAAGGCCGCTAAGCACTTAAATATATCTTACAAGAAAGCGTGGGATCTCATTAAAAGTGTCAATGATGCAGGAGAAGAAGAAATGACGATCACCACAACGGGAGGAAATACTGGTGGTGGCATGAAACTCACACCATATGCAAAAACAATGATTAGTCAATTTGAGCATTTACAAAATCAGACCGCTGATTTTATTGATCATCACCCTTTTAATAAGAAGTAA
- a CDS encoding MoaD/ThiS family protein: MKHKIHIKYFGQIAEATNKTNEYLDVEKSSVEAVISQLNNSYPALVSQEFNVALDHKIVDRETEISKDVELALLPPFAGG; the protein is encoded by the coding sequence ATGAAGCATAAAATACATATTAAATATTTCGGTCAAATTGCAGAAGCGACCAACAAGACAAATGAATATCTTGATGTAGAGAAAAGTAGTGTAGAAGCTGTAATCAGTCAGTTAAACAACTCCTATCCTGCTTTAGTCTCTCAAGAATTTAATGTAGCTCTCGATCATAAGATCGTGGATAGGGAAACAGAAATCTCGAAAGATGTAGAACTCGCATTATTACCACCATTTGCGGGAGGCTAA
- a CDS encoding TonB-dependent receptor yields MKKKLLFVVILLSINAINLNAQSQAQTISVSGLLQDNSDGLPLVGASVLLVNVKDSARSKYAVADAEGRFQMNELEQAFYKLRISYVGYKTFAKIIRISLPDTDLGLIKLEPDVTSLNEVVVKGKVVAVQQIGDTTQFNALAYKTNPDASAKDLVSKMPGIVISSDGVTANGESVQQVLLDGKRFFGQDPLLSLNTIPADIVDKIQVYDEESDQARLTGFDDGNTTKTMNVVTKEDKRNGQFGKLYAGYGENGLYKAGATLNFFDGDQRITFLGMSNNINQQNFGSEDLIGVSAGGNRGGARRGGDQTFITGTQDGITSTHSSGLNFSDELSTRTTFEGSYFFNNSINNNDALLSRETFLTNGSQFYSEEQQTTTNNTNHRLNLRLNHEFNENNSLLLRSAISYQDNESNETTFGKTLTDEEELLNETSNSYNSFNNSLNFTNNLIFQHKFEKVGRTVSLDLNTKYQPTTRESLYEDLVLDSLIDYNTEEYELSTGATVTYTEPVGLTGQVAASYTFNNSVRNIETETFFLEENASAKVFSSELSNTIESVYQTHLPGISYSNNKYGNIFDIRLSYQYAALKNSNLLSLTNERSNQNFGNFLPSLLTRFPLGEDGNFFLRYAATTTVPSASQLQTVVDNSNPLFLSAGNPNLDLSYNHNLDFRLQKNYFDINATLSNRTSIKTSNNYIGNSTAIIAEDSVSAGGVVLTKGAQITSPTNFDGYWSVRNNTTYGVLISPIKNNLNLSAGLGYVNLPGLTNGVSNTAETYSADLKVGLVSNISENIDYNVYYQVAGSRVLNSLQSKTNNQYYTQTVGSTVNLIFPKGFVFRNEASYQKYTGINNSFDTNYTLWNMGLAKKFLKDDRGELELSVFDLLGQNQSFNQEVTSQYLEESQTQVLQRYFMLTFTYQLRNFR; encoded by the coding sequence ATGAAAAAGAAGCTGTTATTTGTAGTAATTTTACTATCAATTAATGCCATAAATTTAAATGCTCAAAGTCAGGCACAGACAATCTCTGTGTCTGGCTTATTGCAGGATAATTCAGATGGTTTGCCGCTTGTCGGTGCCTCAGTATTATTGGTGAATGTAAAAGATTCAGCACGCTCCAAATATGCTGTAGCTGATGCAGAAGGAAGATTTCAAATGAACGAATTGGAGCAGGCCTTTTATAAATTAAGAATATCCTATGTGGGTTATAAGACTTTCGCTAAAATTATTAGAATATCATTACCTGATACTGATCTAGGACTTATCAAATTGGAACCAGATGTCACCTCTTTGAATGAGGTTGTAGTAAAGGGAAAAGTGGTAGCGGTTCAGCAGATAGGAGATACAACTCAATTTAACGCTTTAGCTTATAAAACCAATCCAGATGCATCGGCCAAAGACTTAGTAAGCAAAATGCCTGGAATTGTTATTAGCAGTGATGGGGTCACTGCAAATGGTGAAAGTGTACAACAGGTCTTACTGGATGGAAAGAGATTTTTTGGACAAGATCCTTTACTCTCTCTCAATACTATTCCAGCTGATATAGTGGATAAAATACAAGTTTATGATGAGGAAAGCGACCAAGCTAGGCTAACCGGTTTTGATGACGGTAATACCACCAAAACCATGAATGTGGTTACCAAAGAAGACAAGAGAAATGGTCAATTTGGAAAACTATATGCTGGATATGGAGAAAATGGATTGTACAAAGCTGGAGCCACTCTTAATTTCTTCGATGGAGATCAACGAATAACTTTCTTGGGAATGTCAAATAATATCAATCAGCAGAATTTTGGAAGTGAGGATCTCATTGGAGTCAGCGCTGGTGGAAACAGAGGTGGAGCGCGCAGAGGAGGAGATCAGACCTTCATTACTGGGACACAAGATGGAATAACTTCGACTCATTCCTCTGGTCTAAATTTTAGTGATGAATTATCGACAAGAACGACTTTCGAAGGAAGTTACTTTTTTAATAACTCCATCAATAATAATGACGCACTATTGAGTCGAGAAACTTTTCTTACTAATGGATCTCAATTTTATTCTGAAGAGCAACAAACGACTACTAACAACACCAATCATCGATTGAATTTGAGGCTTAACCATGAATTTAATGAGAATAATAGTTTATTGCTTAGATCCGCAATTAGCTATCAGGATAATGAAAGCAATGAAACTACCTTTGGTAAGACTTTGACCGATGAGGAAGAGCTATTGAATGAAACTTCAAATAGCTACAACAGCTTTAACAATTCTTTGAATTTCACCAATAACCTGATCTTCCAGCATAAATTCGAAAAGGTAGGTAGAACAGTATCCCTTGATCTAAATACTAAATATCAACCGACCACACGTGAAAGTTTATATGAGGATTTAGTACTTGATTCACTGATTGATTACAATACTGAAGAATATGAATTGTCAACAGGAGCAACAGTCACTTATACTGAGCCTGTGGGTCTGACTGGTCAAGTAGCAGCCAGCTACACTTTTAATAATTCAGTTCGGAATATTGAAACCGAAACTTTCTTTTTAGAAGAGAACGCTTCAGCCAAGGTGTTTAGTAGTGAATTGTCGAATACGATTGAGAGCGTTTACCAAACCCATTTACCAGGTATTAGCTATTCAAATAATAAATATGGTAATATCTTTGATATCAGACTTTCCTATCAATATGCTGCTTTAAAAAATAGCAACTTATTGTCTCTAACTAATGAGCGGTCAAATCAGAATTTTGGTAACTTTTTACCTTCATTGCTTACGCGCTTTCCATTAGGTGAGGACGGTAACTTCTTTCTAAGATATGCAGCCACTACCACAGTTCCCAGTGCTAGCCAACTTCAGACGGTGGTAGATAATAGTAATCCTTTGTTCTTATCAGCTGGTAATCCTAATCTAGATTTGTCATACAATCATAATTTAGATTTCCGACTTCAAAAGAATTATTTTGACATAAACGCCACGCTATCAAATAGAACGAGTATAAAAACCAGCAATAATTATATTGGGAATAGTACAGCCATCATTGCAGAAGATTCTGTCTCTGCTGGAGGAGTTGTTTTGACAAAAGGTGCTCAGATTACAAGTCCAACCAACTTCGATGGTTATTGGTCAGTCCGAAATAATACAACCTACGGAGTGCTCATTTCTCCTATTAAAAATAACTTGAATCTATCGGCAGGGCTTGGATATGTTAATTTACCAGGATTGACCAATGGGGTAAGTAATACAGCTGAGACGTATTCTGCTGATTTAAAGGTGGGCTTAGTGAGTAATATTAGTGAAAATATAGATTATAATGTCTATTATCAGGTCGCAGGAAGTCGTGTTCTAAACTCCTTACAATCCAAAACAAACAATCAATATTACACACAGACTGTTGGGTCAACGGTCAATTTGATATTTCCAAAGGGATTTGTATTTCGAAATGAAGCTTCTTACCAGAAATACACTGGAATAAATAATAGTTTTGATACAAATTACACCCTGTGGAATATGGGCCTTGCAAAAAAGTTTTTGAAAGACGACAGAGGAGAATTAGAATTATCTGTTTTTGATTTACTAGGTCAAAATCAAAGTTTTAATCAAGAAGTGACTTCTCAATATCTGGAAGAAAGCCAAACGCAAGTTCTTCAACGCTATTTTATGCTAACATTTACCTATCAACTTCGGAATTTTAGATAA
- a CDS encoding molybdopterin molybdotransferase MoeA, with protein sequence MNITEILITVEKAISLIKENVQCTSKTEMISIEKAKGYVLAEDIAAPINLPPFRQSAMDGYALHLSDTDTYTVRGEIKAGDVPSIDLSAGEAVRIFTGAQVPTTADTVVKQELTAKDKNTIRIEGEITLGSNIRPIGEQIKKDTLALPKQTTLFPSTLGYLAGLGITQVLTYKKPTVAIVVTGNELVEIGTPLSDGKVYESNAIMLKNALASLGIQEVIIQKVTDEYHETETILNKMLNNYDFTIVSGGISVGDYDFVGDALAAIGVDEVFYKVKQKPGKPLYFGKKNNRFAFALPGNPASALSCFYVYVALAITRYSGKERSDVLSQRLTAVNSFTSNGTRAQFLKALATAEKVEILDGQASSMLRSFAVANALVYLPEGEQTINKGSEVNVLLLPQ encoded by the coding sequence GTGAATATAACGGAAATTTTGATTACTGTAGAAAAAGCCATATCGCTAATTAAAGAAAACGTACAATGCACTTCTAAAACGGAGATGATCTCCATTGAAAAAGCAAAGGGATATGTACTGGCTGAAGATATTGCTGCACCTATAAACCTTCCTCCCTTTAGACAATCAGCCATGGACGGTTACGCTTTGCATTTAAGCGATACGGATACTTATACTGTTAGAGGCGAAATAAAGGCAGGTGATGTACCATCAATTGATCTTTCTGCTGGAGAAGCTGTTCGTATTTTTACGGGAGCTCAAGTTCCAACAACAGCAGATACAGTTGTGAAGCAAGAACTAACTGCCAAAGATAAAAATACGATCAGAATTGAAGGGGAAATTACTTTAGGAAGCAATATTCGCCCGATTGGCGAGCAAATTAAAAAGGACACGCTCGCACTCCCTAAGCAAACAACACTCTTTCCAAGCACTTTAGGTTATTTGGCCGGTCTGGGCATAACGCAAGTACTTACCTACAAAAAACCAACCGTTGCTATAGTAGTAACAGGTAATGAATTAGTAGAAATAGGCACGCCCCTGTCGGATGGTAAAGTATATGAGAGTAATGCTATAATGCTTAAAAATGCACTAGCCAGCTTGGGTATTCAGGAAGTTATAATTCAAAAAGTAACTGATGAGTACCATGAAACGGAAACGATTTTAAATAAAATGCTCAACAATTACGACTTTACAATCGTCTCCGGTGGTATTTCAGTGGGTGATTATGATTTTGTGGGCGATGCCCTTGCAGCCATAGGTGTTGATGAAGTCTTCTATAAAGTCAAACAAAAGCCTGGTAAACCGCTGTACTTTGGTAAAAAGAATAATCGTTTTGCTTTTGCGCTGCCTGGTAATCCTGCTTCAGCACTAAGTTGTTTTTACGTATATGTGGCTTTGGCAATTACCAGGTATTCGGGAAAGGAAAGGTCTGATGTACTTAGTCAGAGGCTTACCGCTGTCAACAGTTTTACTTCAAATGGAACTAGAGCGCAATTTCTTAAAGCGCTTGCAACAGCAGAAAAGGTTGAAATATTAGATGGTCAAGCATCGTCAATGCTTCGGTCTTTTGCGGTAGCAAACGCATTAGTTTATTTGCCAGAAGGTGAACAAACAATAAATAAAGGAAGCGAAGTTAATGTACTTTTATTACCTCAATAA
- a CDS encoding sulfurtransferase, whose protein sequence is MNSSIKYLITLFALMIIVACGNQKSSQEDSSAQKEAPKIDYYNDAYLVEATDVKQMIENSATFTLIEVSKLEDYESSHVPGALNIWRSEYENREDYDYGGMIATKEKMETLLTRLGASSDHEIIIYDTKGNVDALRFVFILRRYGHDKVRIINGGKNGWTDAGFSLDTTPVQLVSITTPFVFDSTKESIAHYASKEEVIAALDDPNVILLDVRTLDEYTGKMLKNGAAKAGRLPKSIHIDWANTIDYDESFRFKEAADLMYLYESKGVTKDKKIIAYCHTGVRSAHTQFVLSELLGYKNVKNYDGSWTEWSHDDNLPFEIDPKEELVGTPTID, encoded by the coding sequence ATGAATTCATCGATAAAATATCTAATAACGCTTTTTGCCCTGATGATCATCGTGGCATGTGGAAACCAAAAATCTTCGCAGGAAGATAGTTCAGCTCAAAAAGAAGCTCCAAAAATTGATTATTATAATGATGCTTACCTTGTAGAGGCAACTGATGTAAAACAAATGATTGAAAATAGTGCAACCTTTACTTTAATTGAAGTATCCAAATTAGAAGATTACGAATCAAGCCATGTCCCGGGTGCGCTTAATATTTGGAGATCTGAATACGAAAATCGAGAAGACTACGATTATGGAGGGATGATAGCCACTAAAGAAAAAATGGAAACTTTATTAACTCGTCTTGGTGCTTCTTCCGATCACGAGATTATTATATATGATACGAAGGGTAATGTAGATGCACTGCGCTTCGTTTTTATTTTGAGAAGATATGGTCACGATAAAGTACGCATTATCAACGGTGGAAAGAACGGCTGGACTGATGCAGGTTTTTCGCTTGATACTACACCGGTACAGTTAGTAAGCATTACTACTCCTTTTGTATTTGATTCAACAAAGGAATCTATAGCGCATTATGCGTCCAAAGAGGAAGTAATAGCTGCCTTAGATGATCCGAATGTTATCTTGTTGGACGTCAGAACTTTGGATGAATACACTGGAAAGATGCTAAAAAATGGAGCAGCAAAAGCTGGAAGACTTCCAAAAAGTATTCATATTGATTGGGCAAATACCATAGATTACGATGAATCATTTCGTTTCAAAGAAGCGGCTGATCTCATGTATTTGTACGAATCAAAAGGTGTAACAAAAGATAAAAAGATTATAGCCTACTGTCACACTGGAGTTAGGTCAGCGCATACTCAGTTTGTCCTGAGTGAGCTTTTAGGATACAAAAATGTCAAAAATTATGATGGATCATGGACAGAATGGAGTCATGACGATAATCTTCCTTTCGAAATCGATCCGAAAGAAGAATTGGTTGGTACCCCAACAATCGATTAA
- the moaA gene encoding GTP 3',8-cyclase MoaA: MLEDSFGRKHTYLRISLTERCNLRCNYCMPADGIPLSPKSHLMNADEIYSIASTFVKAGVTKIRLTGGEPLVRKDARDILKKLASLPVELAISTNAVTTDRHIEDFKKLGIQNINISLDTLIPERFKQITRRDYFEKVYSNIFQLLEHGFNVKINCVLMKGVNDDEIIDFIKLSEKHLLHIRFIEFMPFDGNRWNMSKLVSQQAILNCVENVFEREAIKRIADRPNDTSRNYQIKGYKGTFAIISTVTNPFCDSCNRIRLTANGQIKNCLFSANETDLLSTLRGGESITPLIEKAIQGKFKSRGGMDTLEKFKDPAQHGQNRSMIAIGG; encoded by the coding sequence ATGCTAGAAGATAGTTTTGGAAGGAAACACACTTATTTACGTATCTCGCTTACAGAGCGATGCAATTTGAGATGTAACTATTGTATGCCTGCAGACGGCATACCGCTGTCTCCCAAGTCGCACTTAATGAACGCAGATGAGATATATTCCATAGCCAGCACATTTGTAAAGGCTGGTGTAACAAAAATACGTTTGACAGGTGGAGAACCCTTGGTGAGAAAAGATGCCAGGGACATACTAAAGAAATTGGCTTCATTACCCGTAGAACTTGCGATAAGCACAAATGCAGTTACTACAGACAGACATATTGAAGATTTTAAAAAATTAGGTATCCAAAATATAAATATTAGTCTTGACACATTAATTCCAGAACGTTTTAAGCAAATTACGCGGAGAGATTACTTTGAAAAGGTTTATTCAAACATTTTTCAACTGCTAGAGCATGGATTTAATGTAAAAATCAATTGTGTGCTGATGAAGGGAGTCAATGATGATGAAATTATTGATTTCATAAAACTTTCAGAAAAGCATTTACTCCACATTCGATTTATTGAGTTTATGCCTTTTGATGGCAACCGATGGAATATGTCCAAACTAGTTTCGCAGCAAGCGATACTAAATTGTGTAGAAAATGTATTCGAGAGAGAAGCAATAAAGCGCATTGCAGACCGACCCAATGATACCTCGAGAAATTATCAGATTAAAGGTTACAAGGGCACATTTGCAATTATTAGTACAGTTACGAATCCTTTCTGTGATTCATGTAATCGCATACGGCTAACAGCAAATGGTCAAATTAAAAACTGTCTATTTTCGGCTAACGAAACAGACCTGCTTTCTACTTTAAGGGGAGGTGAATCTATAACCCCCTTAATTGAGAAAGCAATACAAGGAAAGTTTAAAAGCCGAGGCGGGATGGATACCCTAGAGAAATTTAAAGACCCGGCCCAACACGGACAAAACAGGAGTATGATAGCTATTGGCGGTTAA
- a CDS encoding sulfite exporter TauE/SafE family protein, producing MILSLTSIIFLCILFFVIAVLYGSVGFGGGSSYLAILALLAVSFFTMRSLALVCNIIVVVGSTYWFIKKGHFKIADFFPFVITSVPMAFAGASFKLEEQVFFVILGGVLIIAAIFLIWQAKNYSGFEREVTKKYPAFIHYILGAGIGFVSGMVGIGGGIFLAPILYYLKWGTSVKIAALSSFFILVNSISGLGGLFYSQTFNAPVSMLIALGLAVLTGGQVGVRLSFKKLSPSGMKVITAVLVFIIGVRVLLVNALNIL from the coding sequence ATGATTTTAAGCTTAACGAGTATAATATTTTTATGTATTCTTTTCTTCGTGATAGCAGTATTATATGGTTCAGTCGGCTTTGGCGGTGGTTCTAGCTATTTAGCGATTCTTGCCTTATTGGCAGTTTCATTTTTTACAATGAGGTCATTAGCTTTGGTATGCAATATTATTGTCGTGGTTGGAAGTACCTATTGGTTTATAAAAAAAGGGCATTTTAAAATAGCTGATTTCTTTCCATTTGTAATCACTAGTGTACCTATGGCCTTTGCTGGAGCCTCGTTTAAACTAGAAGAGCAAGTGTTTTTTGTGATACTGGGTGGCGTGTTAATAATTGCTGCGATTTTCCTGATTTGGCAAGCCAAAAACTATTCAGGCTTTGAGCGAGAAGTAACTAAGAAGTATCCTGCTTTCATACACTATATATTGGGTGCTGGTATAGGATTTGTGTCTGGTATGGTTGGCATTGGGGGTGGTATTTTTCTTGCACCTATTTTATATTACTTAAAATGGGGGACATCTGTTAAAATAGCTGCACTGTCGAGTTTTTTCATTTTAGTTAATTCAATCTCTGGCTTAGGAGGACTTTTCTACTCTCAAACTTTTAATGCACCTGTTTCTATGCTTATAGCTCTTGGTTTAGCTGTTTTGACAGGAGGGCAAGTAGGTGTTCGATTAAGTTTTAAAAAGCTTTCACCTAGCGGGATGAAAGTAATAACTGCAGTGTTAGTGTTCATAATAGGAGTGAGGGTGCTTTTGGTAAATGCACTCAACATACTTTAA
- a CDS encoding HesA/MoeB/ThiF family protein produces MIDNERYIRQILLPEIGIEGQEKISTAKVLVVGAGGLGCPAMQYLASSGVGTIGIVDFDKVSASNLHRQILYSIDDIGVPKVDVAKRQLERINPNCIIKKYDVMLSTENAKTIINDYDIIIDATDMISSRYLINDTCLEMQKPFVYGAVYKYQGQVSVFNLNNGPTYRCLFPNPPISKIKDCNESGILPVLPGIIGLMQATETIKIITGLGNPLSGTVGLFDIKTMQWEHIKLSRKQTI; encoded by the coding sequence GTGATCGATAACGAAAGATACATAAGACAAATCCTACTTCCTGAGATAGGAATAGAAGGACAGGAAAAGATAAGTACTGCAAAAGTATTAGTGGTAGGAGCCGGAGGATTGGGGTGTCCTGCCATGCAGTACCTAGCTTCTTCAGGTGTAGGTACAATTGGTATTGTAGATTTTGACAAGGTTTCTGCTTCCAATCTACATAGGCAGATCTTATATTCGATAGATGATATAGGTGTACCCAAAGTAGATGTAGCAAAAAGACAATTAGAGAGAATTAATCCAAATTGTATCATTAAGAAGTATGACGTAATGTTATCTACTGAAAATGCAAAAACTATCATAAATGATTATGACATTATCATTGATGCAACAGATATGATTTCAAGCCGCTATTTAATAAATGATACCTGCCTAGAGATGCAAAAGCCTTTTGTCTATGGGGCTGTATATAAGTATCAAGGTCAGGTGTCTGTCTTTAATCTGAATAATGGACCTACCTACAGATGTCTTTTTCCAAATCCTCCAATATCAAAAATTAAAGATTGCAATGAGAGTGGCATTCTACCTGTACTGCCTGGCATTATTGGGCTGATGCAAGCAACCGAAACGATCAAAATTATCACAGGATTAGGCAACCCATTATCTGGCACTGTTGGCTTATTTGATATAAAAACAATGCAATGGGAACATATTAAACTTTCGAGAAAGCAGACCATATAA
- a CDS encoding molybdenum cofactor biosynthesis protein MoaE → MSKPKNVFVQGAITPEFIANSIAKHQSKTSIGAHNIFLGQVRADTIDKKTVTAIDYSAYEEMANKTFHDIREAIFEKYNITCMHIYHSLGIVNVGEVCLFVFVSAPHRKIVFEALEEIVEAIKQEAPVFGKELFENGTHQWKVNN, encoded by the coding sequence ATGAGTAAACCAAAAAATGTATTTGTTCAAGGAGCTATAACACCAGAATTTATTGCAAATTCAATTGCAAAACACCAATCTAAAACGAGCATTGGTGCTCATAATATTTTTTTAGGTCAAGTCCGTGCAGATACAATAGATAAAAAGACTGTTACAGCCATTGATTATAGTGCTTATGAAGAAATGGCTAATAAAACCTTTCATGATATACGAGAGGCCATATTTGAAAAATACAATATTACCTGTATGCATATCTACCATAGCTTAGGTATTGTAAACGTTGGAGAGGTTTGTCTTTTTGTATTTGTCTCTGCCCCACACAGGAAAATTGTTTTTGAAGCTTTGGAAGAAATTGTAGAAGCGATCAAGCAAGAAGCTCCTGTATTTGGAAAAGAACTATTTGAAAACGGAACACATCAATGGAAAGTGAACAATTAA
- the moaCB gene encoding bifunctional molybdenum cofactor biosynthesis protein MoaC/MoaB — MVDITHKSSTLRIAMAQATVKVSKQETINAINDDLVPKGNVFAMSKAAGLLAVKKTPELLPDCHPMPIEFTGIEYAINGLEITIVFTVKTIYKTGVEVEAMHGASIVALNMYDMLKPIDKGIEIQQIKLLEKRGGKTDFKKDLEPAIKAAVVVCSDTIAAGKKEDKAGKAIIAKLEAVGVTITDYQVIPDEKDLIQEKTNTYQSSGLDLIIFTGGTGLSPRDVTPESLQPLLQRSVPGIEEAIRSYGQSRTPYAMLSRSTAGMIGNTLVLALPGSTKGATESMDAIFPAALHIFKVAQGARHD, encoded by the coding sequence ATGGTAGATATCACGCATAAAAGCAGCACACTACGTATTGCAATGGCTCAGGCAACAGTAAAGGTGAGTAAACAAGAGACAATCAATGCCATTAATGATGACCTGGTCCCTAAGGGAAATGTTTTTGCTATGAGCAAAGCGGCTGGTCTCTTGGCTGTAAAAAAAACACCTGAGTTACTTCCTGACTGCCACCCCATGCCAATAGAATTCACTGGCATAGAATACGCAATAAACGGATTAGAGATTACTATAGTCTTTACAGTTAAGACGATTTATAAAACTGGTGTAGAGGTAGAAGCAATGCACGGTGCAAGTATAGTAGCGCTTAACATGTATGATATGCTGAAGCCAATAGATAAGGGTATAGAAATACAGCAGATAAAATTGCTGGAAAAGCGCGGTGGGAAAACTGATTTTAAAAAAGACCTAGAGCCTGCTATTAAAGCTGCCGTTGTAGTTTGTTCCGATACAATTGCAGCAGGCAAGAAAGAGGATAAAGCAGGTAAAGCAATCATTGCCAAATTAGAAGCAGTAGGTGTTACTATTACAGACTATCAGGTAATACCTGATGAAAAAGACCTTATCCAGGAAAAGACAAATACTTACCAATCAAGCGGACTAGATTTAATAATATTTACTGGTGGTACAGGACTTTCCCCTAGAGATGTGACTCCAGAAAGCTTACAACCATTATTGCAACGCTCCGTCCCTGGAATAGAAGAAGCTATACGCAGTTATGGACAATCACGCACTCCTTACGCGATGCTTTCAAGAAGCACAGCTGGAATGATAGGCAACACGCTAGTGCTTGCATTGCCAGGATCAACAAAAGGGGCAACAGAATCTATGGATGCAATCTTTCCTGCCGCCCTTCACATTTTTAAAGTTGCCCAAGGTGCTAGGCATGACTAA
- a CDS encoding sterol desaturase family protein — MEKYIDAFVNSFMGTLDWTWKSILFEVPWYTNYFWGLIVISLVVWGLEIAFPWRKNQSIIRKDFWLDASYMFFNFFVFAIVISGFYRILQLGFEDLGISESSLALFEPAGWPMWAQLLIFFVVLDFVQWFTHVLLHKYPFLWKYHKVHHSVKEMGFAAHLRYHWMENILYKPLKTFGVMILFGFEPAQAYIVHFAAITIGHLNHANIKLTWGPLKYIFNNPVMHLYHHAYTLPEGKYGVNFGISLSLWDYIFKTNYVPEDSGTIDLGFPGVEEFPKDFVHQNTYGFKKGQN; from the coding sequence ATGGAGAAATATATAGATGCGTTTGTGAATTCATTTATGGGTACTTTGGATTGGACTTGGAAGTCGATCTTATTCGAGGTGCCATGGTATACCAATTATTTTTGGGGTCTTATTGTGATTTCCCTTGTAGTGTGGGGCTTGGAGATAGCTTTTCCTTGGAGAAAAAATCAATCCATTATTAGGAAAGATTTCTGGTTAGACGCTTCTTATATGTTCTTTAATTTCTTTGTTTTTGCGATTGTTATAAGTGGTTTTTACAGAATTTTACAACTTGGATTCGAAGACCTAGGGATATCCGAAAGTTCACTTGCGCTATTTGAACCCGCAGGTTGGCCGATGTGGGCACAACTTCTTATCTTTTTTGTGGTTCTAGATTTCGTGCAATGGTTCACTCATGTCTTATTACATAAATACCCGTTTTTGTGGAAATACCATAAGGTTCATCATAGTGTGAAGGAAATGGGATTTGCTGCACATTTACGCTATCATTGGATGGAAAATATATTATACAAACCTCTAAAGACTTTCGGGGTGATGATATTATTTGGCTTTGAGCCAGCGCAAGCATATATTGTCCACTTTGCAGCTATAACGATCGGACACCTTAACCATGCGAATATAAAGCTAACATGGGGTCCTTTGAAGTACATTTTTAATAATCCTGTGATGCATTTATATCATCATGCTTATACATTGCCGGAAGGAAAATACGGTGTAAATTTTGGTATAAGTTTGAGTCTGTGGGATTATATTTTCAAAACAAACTATGTTCCTGAAGATAGCGGTACAATAGATTTAGGTTTTCCTGGAGTAGAGGAATTCCCAAAAGATTTTGTTCATCAGAATACTTACGGATTTAAAAAAGGTCAAAATTAA